A single region of the Vicia villosa cultivar HV-30 ecotype Madison, WI unplaced genomic scaffold, Vvil1.0 ctg.001202F_1_1_1, whole genome shotgun sequence genome encodes:
- the LOC131633994 gene encoding F-box/kelch-repeat protein At3g06240-like, protein MRMFITFMLLAQKTRRKRGRGQIRMDKKKRKTKTTTVTPLKSYVPEELITSILLSLPVKSLLRFKCVSKSWFSLISDPNFAKSHFQLTTHTRKIEFISNDLGQTTSIDFEEELDLENASVKRFSFLHPQADSLIQIISSCRGFIFFQYSSSFCIFNPCTEVHKQIPLAPGEFETNLELCDLYYLYGFGYDQLRDDYLVVSLSCILAQEDVSRLEYFSLKDNKWKEIEDIYFLYTIDKIEPRVGSLFNDAIHWVAVHSDSLMKVIIAFDLTERKVFDMPYPNGVGHKCDHYELWVYQEFLSLWAMDCETSIIEIWLMKEYNVNSSWIKAIVFPVQILSPHQFSPICSTKNGDIIVTDGTRLLRYTDKGELIEGSSYRCFPDSAVSRGSPSIVYTESLLSLPGDDTQA, encoded by the coding sequence ATGAGAATGTTCATAACCTTCATGCTGTTAGCGCAGAAAACAAGGAGAAAACGAGGAAGAGGACAAATACGCATGgacaagaagaagagaaagaccaAGACGACGACAGTGACACCACTAAAATCTTATGTACCTGAAGAATTGATAACTTCAATCCTTTTAAGTTTACCAGTGAAGTCTCTTCTTCGTTTTAAATGTGTTTCTAAATCATGGTTTTCTCTTATCTCTGACCCCAATTTTGCTAAATCACATTTTCAACTTACAACACACACTCGTAAAATTGAGTTCATATCAAATGATTTAGGCCAAACAACATCTatagattttgaagaagaacttgacTTAGAGAATGCTTCTGTTAAACGGTTCAGTTTTTTGCATCCCCAAGCTGATTCTCTTATTCAAATTATAAGTTCGTGTAGAGgctttatatttttccaatattcttccAGTTTCTGCATATTTAATCCATGCACCGAAGTTCATAAACAAATACCTTTAGCTCCTGGTGAATTTGAAACAAATTTAGAGTTATGTGATTTATATTATCTATATGGTTTCGGATATGATCAGTTGAGAGATGATTACTTGGTGGTTTCATTGTCCTGTATTCTAGCCCAGGAAGATGTTTCACGTTTGGAATATTTCTCATTGAAAGATAACAAGTGGAAGGAAATTGAGGATATTTACTTCCTTTATACGATCGACAAGATAGAGCCCAGAGTGGGCTCGCTCTTTAACGATGCTATTCATTGGGTGGCTGTGCATTCAGATTCATTGATGAAAGTTATTATTGCATTTGATTTAACCGAAAGGAAAGTTTTTGATATGCCATATCCAAATGGTGTAGGCCATAAGTGTGATCATTATGAGTTGTGGGTATATCAAGAATTTCTTAGTTTATGGGCTATGGATTGTGAAACTAGTATAATTGAAATATGGTTGATGAAAGAATACAATGTGAATTCGTCTTGGATTAAGGCTATTGTATTCCCTGTGCAAATCCTATCTCCTCATCAATTTTCTCCGATATGCTCTACAAAAAATGGTGATATCATCGTAACAGATGGGACTAGATTGTTGAGGTATACCGACAAAGGAGAGCTTATCGAGGGTTCCTCATACAGATGCTTTCCAGATAGTGCAGTTTCACGTGGATCCCCATCGATAGTGTATACAGAATCTCTGCTTTCACTCCCTGGTGATGACACGCAAGCTTAA